The following coding sequences are from one Bombus terrestris chromosome 14, iyBomTerr1.2, whole genome shotgun sequence window:
- the LOC100647592 gene encoding centrosomal protein of 162 kDa isoform X1, whose protein sequence is MSSNPQKSPHYEDLISTEDDTLGTSISLSVGENSIRIKEKPKVVVKRSELEDKHEEEKWWLKKPDTWLDISHGVPIDLKTKQSASPSPDVSSSMKEFLEKEKMCKVIMLAMHKSEVEMKDRDDTLCDILASAAFDKYPSDFENATDEDIGSILEEMSKIAGALSPNSATDRSKSRNSAKNPTEEEKSVEELLEEAEKLVRKNSNSLSKSGSKSDTLVPENIPEDIESFSRVRQLEADIFQLIEEEVHKETEKIKKSPKNEKKRDGSPGFEVIYENLNGLKAPKSLELQRRKFEEQKVEVSSSSDLDDPIERHSKSEELKGTRKLESDKDNLQKEITDVDKDFFEDLLRKSKEKAEGGMSGSSSFGQEDFSHFLKLLQGQSNKKEQESKQSDSKPTDGKLCILDGETTNDKSPEFPEKEISDILEKELPRTNEIIGTDTSGHSGEQKRSQNVNNRGKNDREEVVSSDRTDQVSPRNVAVTKDSKKVLNSKEELYTVDLTPRLELFADAIPKLLAEKSTEDTTQQSKEPPSKESKASVHKTISSSESKFNVNVPACERSNVERKVVDPFGASSNKTQKKELKFSKSKSYDQICKPLSFRSSVENLRVSKPSDAAKKPGNTLIRRSPTLKPKLQPTVKPITKIPPKTKAVTSKPKKNSVKTGSNLTLSSTCKSYQATKSPDGQAKTMAGGDTKQHVTKTNWELLCREERHKNGLLKQQLESEVKMHKNQMDSMRISFEEELLALKKQNVILKAKVDELSLNEKRSESQPKKDTKIMLLEKELERQEDLIRAYETENKKLMQGTKGMQEEMKQLQKQKSTALESGKIQELADRVKDLEEETVKLNLEVSELRDKNADYALKNEDLIQQNSLLNDELEMFKEQLRTKNDFITDRLQAMTTAELQLKKQVEDLTVKLSSKTEQLRIAKQEFDKMQQNVLPLEKELLELRVKEGNLLERLQTSKSHVEREKQLTQKLKDQVILDSKKITDLNRQVREMERILKRKNPDSVSALILTANSEQERVGAEKVKLLEDRIASLENEIKAKDDLAQEKMVEFQRKFSDMREKYASQVMELDGKLLEANTKNRKICNDMFTQTASKPVENKSVETIRKEERAGSFEKEDVGKKDVAKSCVKGSLKCQNSKEDAYLMATIRGLKLELANKDKTISKLTKELQDLQKTNARLQKEREKLLNDRRSVKTMNFERNRGMVSSDSKLLTLRSIEANDQNSNVYQNGHVSDTNAQRLSASVQKFYDPMQYTENGDGNLVKRLADENDILKEELSKMNKDFMALKNKRLHDLNLLQEEHEREMATLLKEYSVKFGDSKVVKLQGQINTQVAVISHLKQQIEKLRDYKEQVIVLKAERQHLEDKVKTLNEKVKYLSTPSTEQLQLLQDKITILQQRHESREMTLQSLVRDLLRNRTQCKDCKNEKGKNRQLCYFRQELDHILGMLQEIANVH, encoded by the exons ATGTCTTCGAATCCTCAAAAGTCCCCTCATTATGAGGAT TTGATCTCGACCGAAGATGATACTCTGGGTACATCCATTAGCCTTAGCGTAGGTGAAAATTCAattagaataaaagaaaaacctAAGGTGGTTGTTAAGAGATCAGAGCTGGAAGATAAACACGAAGAGGAGAAATGGTGGTTGAAGAAGCCAGATACTTGGTTGGATATTTCTCACGGTGTTCCAATAGACTTGAAAACAAAGCAATCTGCGTCCCCTTCGCCAGATGTTAGTTCCTcgatgaaagaatttcttgaaaAGGAGAAGATGTGCAAAGTAATTATGCTT GCTATGCATAAGAGCGAAGTTGAGATGAAAGACAGGGATGATACTTTGTGCGACATTCTGGCCTCCGCTGCATTCGATAAATATCCCTCTGATTTTGAAA ATGCAACCGATGAGGATATAGGTAGTATTTTAGAAGAAATGAGTAAGATAGCTGGGGCTCTTAGTCCTAATTCGGCTACGGATCGTTCAAAGTCTCGGAACTCAGCCAAAAATCCTACAGAGGAGGAGAAATCAGTGGAAGAACTATTAGAGGAGGCTGAGAAACTCGTTAGAAAAAATAGCAATAGTCTATCTAAAAGCGGATCAAAATCTGATACTTTAGTACCTGAGAATATTCCAGAAGATATAGAAAGCTTTAGCAGGGTTAGACAATTAGAAGCTGATATATTTCAACTAATAGAGGAGGAGGTGCACAAAGAGACTGAGAAAATCAAAAAGAGTCCAAAGAATGAAAAGAAGAGAGACGGTAGTCCTGGATTTGAagttatatatgaaaatttgaatGGTCTGAAAGCTCCGAAATCTTTGGAACTTCagagaagaaaatttgaagagCAGAAAGTAGAGGTGTCGAGCAGTTCTGATCTAGATGATCCTATCGAAAGACATTCCAAGTCGGAAGAATTAAAAGGTACAAGAAAGCTGGAGTCGGATAAGGATAACTTGCAAAAAGAAATAACGGACGTAGATAAGGATTTTTTTGAAGATTTGCTGAGAAAGTCGAAGGAAAAAGCGGAGGGTGGTATGTCGGGTAGTTCGAGTTTTGGACAGGAagatttttcccattttttgaAACTCTTGCAAGGGCAGTCTAATAAAAAGGAACAAGAATCAAAGCAGTCCGATTCAAAGCCTACAGACGGAAAATTATGCATTTTGGACGGGGAAACCACGAATGACAAAAGTCCTGAATTTCCCGAGAAGGAAATTTCCGACATATTGGAGAAGGAACTACCTCGGACAAATGAAATTATCGGAACGGACACGAGCGGCCACAGTGGTGAACAAAAACGATCTCAGAACGTTAATAACAGAGGTAAGAATGATCGCGAGGAAGTAGTATCATCCGATAGAACGGATCAAGTATCTCCTAGAAACGTAGCCGTGACAAAGGATAGCAAAAAAGTGTTGAATTCCAAGGAAGAACTGTATACCGTTGATCTGACACCAAGATTAGAATTATTCGCCGATGCAATACCGAAGTTATTGGCCGAAAAGTCGACGGAAGATACAACGCAACAAAGCAAAGAACCCCCGAGCAAAGAATCAAAAGCATCCGTACATAAAACGATCTCAAGTTCGGAGAGTAAATTTAACGTTAACGTTCCGGCTTGTGAACGTAGCAACGTAGAACGCAAAGTCGTTGATCCGTTTGGCGCGTCGAGTAATAAAACGCAAAAAAAGGAATTAAAGTTTTCCAAGTCCAAGAGTTACGACCAGATTTGTAAGCCGTTGTCATTTAGAAGTTCCGTAGAAAATCTAAGAGTAAGCAAACCTTCGGATGCAGCGAAGAAACCTGGCAACACATTGATCAGACGATCGCCAACGTTGAAGCCAAAATTGCAGCCTACGGTTAAACCAATCACGAAAATTCCGCCCAAGACCAAGGCCGTAACTTCAAAGCCAAAGAAAAATTCCGTTAAGACTGGTTCCAATCTCACTTTGTCTTCCACGTGCAAATCGTACCAAGCTACTAAATCACCGGACGGTCAGGCAAAGACGATGGCCGGCGGTGACACGAAACAACATGTAACAAAAACAAATTGGGAATTATTATGTCGCGAAGAGAGGCATAAGAACGGTCTTTTGAAACAACAGCTGGAGTCAGAAGTGAAAATGCACAAGAACCAAATGGACAGTATGCGTATATCGTTCGAGGAAGAACTGTTGGCGTTAAAGAAGCAAAACGTGATTCTAAAGGCGAAGGTGGACGAGCTTTCGTTAAACGAGAAACGTTCAGAATCACAGCCAAAGAAAGATACGAAGATCATGCTTCTAGAAAAGGAACTAGAGAGGCAAGAGGATTTAATTCGGGCTTATGAAACGGAAAACAAAAAGTTGATGCAAGGTACGAAGGGAATGCAAGAAGAAATGAAGCAGCTGCAAAAGCAAAAGAGCACAGCGTTAGAATCTGGTAAGATACAGGAACTTGCGGATAGAGTTAAGGATCTCGAGGAAGAGACTGTAAAACTGAATCTCGAAGTGTCCGAGCTGCGAGATAAGAACGCCGACTACGCCTTGAAGAACGAAGATCTGATCCAACAAAATAGTCTTTTGAACGACGAATTGGAGATGTTTAAGGAACAGTTGAGAACGAAGAACGACTTTATCACGGATCGATTACAAGCAATGACCACGGCAGAGCTGCAACTGAAGAAGCAAGTGGAGGACTTGACGGTAAAACTAAGCTCTAAAACGGAACAATTACGAATAGCGAAGCAAGAGTTTGACAAGATGCAACAAAACGTTCTGCCGTTGGAGAAAGAATTGTTAGAATTAAGAGTGAAGGAAGGTAATTTGCTGGAGAGACTGCAAACATCTAAGAGTCACGTGGAACGCGAGAAACAGTTAACGCAGAAATTGAAGGACCAAGTGATTCTCGATAGCAAAAAGATTACGGACTTGAACAGACAAGTTCGTGAAATGGAGAGGATACTTAAGAGGAAGAATCCTGATTCGGTATCTGCTCTAATATTGACGGCGAATTCCGAACAGGAGAGGGTCGGTGCCGAGAAGGTTAAGCTGTTAGAAGATAGGATCGCGAGCctggaaaatgaaattaaagcgAAAGATGATTTAGCTCAAGAGAAAATGGTTGAATTCCAGAGGAAGTTCTCGGATATGAGGGAGAAGTACGCTAGTCAAGTAATGGAATTGGACGGCAAGCTGTTGGAGGCTAACACGAAGAATCGTAAGATATGCAACGATATGTTTACGCAGACTGCATCGAAACCTGTAGAGAACAAGAGCGTGGAGACTATTAGGAAGGAGGAGAGGGCAGGCTCGTTCGAGAAGGAAGATGTAGGGAAGAAAGACGTTGCAAAATCTTGCGTGAAAGGTAGTTTGAAATGTCAGAATTCTAAAGAGGACGCTTATCTGATGGCCACGATACGTGGATTGAAACTGGAACTCGCGAACAAAGATAAAACGATTTCGAAGCTGACGAAAGAATTGCAAGATTTACAAAAGACGAACGCAAGATTgcagaaggagagagagaaattgtTGAACGATAGAAGATCCGTGAAGACTATGAACTTTGAGAGGAATCGCGGCATGGTATCGTCGGATTCGAAGTTGTTGACTTTGAGGTCTATCGAGGCGAACGATCAGAATTCGAACGTCTACCAAAATGGCCACGTGTCTGACACAAACGCTCAACGATTGTCCGCTTCCGTGCAAAAGTTTTACGATCCCATGCAGTACACCGAGAACGGAGATGGTAATCTGGTGAAGAGATTGGCCGATGAGAATGATATTCTGAAAGAGGAACTAAGCAAGATGAATAAGGATTTCATGGCTTTAAAGAACAAACGGCTTCACGATCTGAACCTCTTGCAAGAGGAACACGAACGCGAGATGGCCACTTTGTTGAAGGAGTATAGCGTGAAATTCGGAGATTCTAAAGTGGTAAAGTTACAG GGCCAGATAAATACTCAAGTAGCTGTGATATCTCACTTGAAGCAGCAAATTGAGAAGCTTAGAGACTACAAGGAACAAGTGATCGTTCTGAAGGCTGAGCGGCAGCATTTGGAGGATAAAGTGAAAACGTTGAATGAAAAAGTAAAGTATTTATCAACACCG AGTACGGAACAGCTGCAGCTGTTGCAGGATAAGATAACGATTCTCCAACAACGACACGAAAGCCGCGAGATGACGTTGCAGAGTTTAGTACGCGATTTGCTAAGAAATAGAACCCAGTGCAAAGACTGTAAAAACGAGAAGGGTAAAAATCGACAATTGTGCTATTTCCGACAAGAGCTTGATCATATTCTTGGAATGCTTCAAGAGATCGCCAATGTTCATTGA
- the LOC100647592 gene encoding centrosomal protein of 162 kDa isoform X3, whose product MSSNPQKSPHYEDLISTEDDTLGTSISLSVGENSIRIKEKPKVVVKRSELEDKHEEEKWWLKKPDTWLDISHGVPIDLKTKQSASPSPDVSSSMKEFLEKEKMCKVIMLAMHKSEVEMKDRDDTLCDILASAAFDKYPSDFENATDEDIGSILEEMSKIAGALSPNSATDRSKSRNSAKNPTEEEKSVEELLEEAEKLVRKNSNSLSKSGSKSDTLVPENIPEDIESFSRVRQLEADIFQLIEEEVHKETEKIKKSPKNEKKRDGSPGFEVIYENLNGLKAPKSLELQRRKFEEQKVEVSSSSDLDDPIERHSKSEELKGTRKLESDKDNLQKEITDVDKDFFEDLLRKSKEKAEGGMSGSSSFGQEDFSHFLKLLQGQSNKKEQESKQSDSKPTDGKLCILDGETTNDKSPEFPEKEISDILEKELPRTNEIIGTDTSGHSGEQKRSQNVNNRGKNDREEVVSSDRTDQVSPRNVAVTKDSKKVLNSKEELYTVDLTPRLELFADAIPKLLAEKSTEDTTQQSKEPPSKESKASVHKTISSSESKFNVNVPACERSNVERKVVDPFGASSNKTQKKELKFSKSKSYDQICKPLSFRSSVENLRVSKPSDAAKKPGNTLIRRSPTLKPKLQPTVKPITKIPPKTKAVTSKPKKNSVKTGSNLTLSSTCKSYQATKSPDGQAKTMAGGDTKQHVTKTNWELLCREERHKNGLLKQQLESEVKMHKNQMDSMRISFEEELLALKKQNVILKAKVDELSLNEKRSESQPKKDTKIMLLEKELERQEDLIRAYETENKKLMQGTKGMQEEMKQLQKQKSTALESGKIQELADRVKDLEEETVKLNLEVSELRDKNADYALKNEDLIQQNSLLNDELEMFKEQLRTKNDFITDRLQAMTTAELQLKKQVEDLTVKLSSKTEQLRIAKQEFDKMQQNVLPLEKELLELRVKEGNLLERLQTSKSHVEREKQLTQKLKDQVILDSKKITDLNRQVREMERILKRKNPDSVSALILTANSEQERVGAEKVKLLEDRIASLENEIKAKDDLAQEKMVEFQRKFSDMREKYASQVMELDGKLLEANTKNRKICNDMFTQTASKPVENKSVETIRKEERAGSFEKEDVGKKDVAKSCVKGSLKCQNSKEDAYLMATIRGLKLELANKDKTISKLTKELQDLQKTNARLQKEREKLLNDRRSVKTMNFERNRGMVSSDSKLLTLRSIEANDQNSNVYQNGHVSDTNAQRLSASVQKFYDPMQYTENGDGNLVKRLADENDILKEELSKMNKDFMALKNKRLHDLNLLQEEHEREMATLLKEYSVKFGDSKVGQINTQVAVISHLKQQIEKLRDYKEQVIVLKAERQHLEDKVKTLNEKVKYLSTPSTEQLQLLQDKITILQQRHESREMTLQSLVRDLLRNRTQCKDCKNEKGKNRQLCYFRQELDHILGMLQEIANVH is encoded by the exons ATGTCTTCGAATCCTCAAAAGTCCCCTCATTATGAGGAT TTGATCTCGACCGAAGATGATACTCTGGGTACATCCATTAGCCTTAGCGTAGGTGAAAATTCAattagaataaaagaaaaacctAAGGTGGTTGTTAAGAGATCAGAGCTGGAAGATAAACACGAAGAGGAGAAATGGTGGTTGAAGAAGCCAGATACTTGGTTGGATATTTCTCACGGTGTTCCAATAGACTTGAAAACAAAGCAATCTGCGTCCCCTTCGCCAGATGTTAGTTCCTcgatgaaagaatttcttgaaaAGGAGAAGATGTGCAAAGTAATTATGCTT GCTATGCATAAGAGCGAAGTTGAGATGAAAGACAGGGATGATACTTTGTGCGACATTCTGGCCTCCGCTGCATTCGATAAATATCCCTCTGATTTTGAAA ATGCAACCGATGAGGATATAGGTAGTATTTTAGAAGAAATGAGTAAGATAGCTGGGGCTCTTAGTCCTAATTCGGCTACGGATCGTTCAAAGTCTCGGAACTCAGCCAAAAATCCTACAGAGGAGGAGAAATCAGTGGAAGAACTATTAGAGGAGGCTGAGAAACTCGTTAGAAAAAATAGCAATAGTCTATCTAAAAGCGGATCAAAATCTGATACTTTAGTACCTGAGAATATTCCAGAAGATATAGAAAGCTTTAGCAGGGTTAGACAATTAGAAGCTGATATATTTCAACTAATAGAGGAGGAGGTGCACAAAGAGACTGAGAAAATCAAAAAGAGTCCAAAGAATGAAAAGAAGAGAGACGGTAGTCCTGGATTTGAagttatatatgaaaatttgaatGGTCTGAAAGCTCCGAAATCTTTGGAACTTCagagaagaaaatttgaagagCAGAAAGTAGAGGTGTCGAGCAGTTCTGATCTAGATGATCCTATCGAAAGACATTCCAAGTCGGAAGAATTAAAAGGTACAAGAAAGCTGGAGTCGGATAAGGATAACTTGCAAAAAGAAATAACGGACGTAGATAAGGATTTTTTTGAAGATTTGCTGAGAAAGTCGAAGGAAAAAGCGGAGGGTGGTATGTCGGGTAGTTCGAGTTTTGGACAGGAagatttttcccattttttgaAACTCTTGCAAGGGCAGTCTAATAAAAAGGAACAAGAATCAAAGCAGTCCGATTCAAAGCCTACAGACGGAAAATTATGCATTTTGGACGGGGAAACCACGAATGACAAAAGTCCTGAATTTCCCGAGAAGGAAATTTCCGACATATTGGAGAAGGAACTACCTCGGACAAATGAAATTATCGGAACGGACACGAGCGGCCACAGTGGTGAACAAAAACGATCTCAGAACGTTAATAACAGAGGTAAGAATGATCGCGAGGAAGTAGTATCATCCGATAGAACGGATCAAGTATCTCCTAGAAACGTAGCCGTGACAAAGGATAGCAAAAAAGTGTTGAATTCCAAGGAAGAACTGTATACCGTTGATCTGACACCAAGATTAGAATTATTCGCCGATGCAATACCGAAGTTATTGGCCGAAAAGTCGACGGAAGATACAACGCAACAAAGCAAAGAACCCCCGAGCAAAGAATCAAAAGCATCCGTACATAAAACGATCTCAAGTTCGGAGAGTAAATTTAACGTTAACGTTCCGGCTTGTGAACGTAGCAACGTAGAACGCAAAGTCGTTGATCCGTTTGGCGCGTCGAGTAATAAAACGCAAAAAAAGGAATTAAAGTTTTCCAAGTCCAAGAGTTACGACCAGATTTGTAAGCCGTTGTCATTTAGAAGTTCCGTAGAAAATCTAAGAGTAAGCAAACCTTCGGATGCAGCGAAGAAACCTGGCAACACATTGATCAGACGATCGCCAACGTTGAAGCCAAAATTGCAGCCTACGGTTAAACCAATCACGAAAATTCCGCCCAAGACCAAGGCCGTAACTTCAAAGCCAAAGAAAAATTCCGTTAAGACTGGTTCCAATCTCACTTTGTCTTCCACGTGCAAATCGTACCAAGCTACTAAATCACCGGACGGTCAGGCAAAGACGATGGCCGGCGGTGACACGAAACAACATGTAACAAAAACAAATTGGGAATTATTATGTCGCGAAGAGAGGCATAAGAACGGTCTTTTGAAACAACAGCTGGAGTCAGAAGTGAAAATGCACAAGAACCAAATGGACAGTATGCGTATATCGTTCGAGGAAGAACTGTTGGCGTTAAAGAAGCAAAACGTGATTCTAAAGGCGAAGGTGGACGAGCTTTCGTTAAACGAGAAACGTTCAGAATCACAGCCAAAGAAAGATACGAAGATCATGCTTCTAGAAAAGGAACTAGAGAGGCAAGAGGATTTAATTCGGGCTTATGAAACGGAAAACAAAAAGTTGATGCAAGGTACGAAGGGAATGCAAGAAGAAATGAAGCAGCTGCAAAAGCAAAAGAGCACAGCGTTAGAATCTGGTAAGATACAGGAACTTGCGGATAGAGTTAAGGATCTCGAGGAAGAGACTGTAAAACTGAATCTCGAAGTGTCCGAGCTGCGAGATAAGAACGCCGACTACGCCTTGAAGAACGAAGATCTGATCCAACAAAATAGTCTTTTGAACGACGAATTGGAGATGTTTAAGGAACAGTTGAGAACGAAGAACGACTTTATCACGGATCGATTACAAGCAATGACCACGGCAGAGCTGCAACTGAAGAAGCAAGTGGAGGACTTGACGGTAAAACTAAGCTCTAAAACGGAACAATTACGAATAGCGAAGCAAGAGTTTGACAAGATGCAACAAAACGTTCTGCCGTTGGAGAAAGAATTGTTAGAATTAAGAGTGAAGGAAGGTAATTTGCTGGAGAGACTGCAAACATCTAAGAGTCACGTGGAACGCGAGAAACAGTTAACGCAGAAATTGAAGGACCAAGTGATTCTCGATAGCAAAAAGATTACGGACTTGAACAGACAAGTTCGTGAAATGGAGAGGATACTTAAGAGGAAGAATCCTGATTCGGTATCTGCTCTAATATTGACGGCGAATTCCGAACAGGAGAGGGTCGGTGCCGAGAAGGTTAAGCTGTTAGAAGATAGGATCGCGAGCctggaaaatgaaattaaagcgAAAGATGATTTAGCTCAAGAGAAAATGGTTGAATTCCAGAGGAAGTTCTCGGATATGAGGGAGAAGTACGCTAGTCAAGTAATGGAATTGGACGGCAAGCTGTTGGAGGCTAACACGAAGAATCGTAAGATATGCAACGATATGTTTACGCAGACTGCATCGAAACCTGTAGAGAACAAGAGCGTGGAGACTATTAGGAAGGAGGAGAGGGCAGGCTCGTTCGAGAAGGAAGATGTAGGGAAGAAAGACGTTGCAAAATCTTGCGTGAAAGGTAGTTTGAAATGTCAGAATTCTAAAGAGGACGCTTATCTGATGGCCACGATACGTGGATTGAAACTGGAACTCGCGAACAAAGATAAAACGATTTCGAAGCTGACGAAAGAATTGCAAGATTTACAAAAGACGAACGCAAGATTgcagaaggagagagagaaattgtTGAACGATAGAAGATCCGTGAAGACTATGAACTTTGAGAGGAATCGCGGCATGGTATCGTCGGATTCGAAGTTGTTGACTTTGAGGTCTATCGAGGCGAACGATCAGAATTCGAACGTCTACCAAAATGGCCACGTGTCTGACACAAACGCTCAACGATTGTCCGCTTCCGTGCAAAAGTTTTACGATCCCATGCAGTACACCGAGAACGGAGATGGTAATCTGGTGAAGAGATTGGCCGATGAGAATGATATTCTGAAAGAGGAACTAAGCAAGATGAATAAGGATTTCATGGCTTTAAAGAACAAACGGCTTCACGATCTGAACCTCTTGCAAGAGGAACACGAACGCGAGATGGCCACTTTGTTGAAGGAGTATAGCGTGAAATTCGGAGATTCTAAAGTG GGCCAGATAAATACTCAAGTAGCTGTGATATCTCACTTGAAGCAGCAAATTGAGAAGCTTAGAGACTACAAGGAACAAGTGATCGTTCTGAAGGCTGAGCGGCAGCATTTGGAGGATAAAGTGAAAACGTTGAATGAAAAAGTAAAGTATTTATCAACACCG AGTACGGAACAGCTGCAGCTGTTGCAGGATAAGATAACGATTCTCCAACAACGACACGAAAGCCGCGAGATGACGTTGCAGAGTTTAGTACGCGATTTGCTAAGAAATAGAACCCAGTGCAAAGACTGTAAAAACGAGAAGGGTAAAAATCGACAATTGTGCTATTTCCGACAAGAGCTTGATCATATTCTTGGAATGCTTCAAGAGATCGCCAATGTTCATTGA